The Xiphophorus couchianus chromosome 3, X_couchianus-1.0, whole genome shotgun sequence genome segment ATAAATTCTATTAAATGTTGTTCCttggaagatttttttatttaaattgataaaGGCTTGCTTTACATAAGCTCACTTTAATAAGCCAAGTCAGCAAACTCACTTAGGTAATCAGTCTCTTTAATTTAGAaccacagaggaaaaaaaacacattgaaaaccagaaaaaactGTAATATTATTTAACAAGATCACCTTTAACCCATCAAACTGTCATCTAAATCAGTTGGCCTGTAACATACATGTAAGACCGGTGAATTTTATCCTAAACTTAAAAAAGACACAATCCACAGAACTAATACATTCATTCAAGCactgagcattttttttttgtttgttacaaACTACAGACAGGACAAATTCACTTGCTTTTATCATATTTAAGTGAGCAAAGTTCACGCAAATTACATATCTGGATATTATAGATTCGATGGACATTCACAAACCATAGAAATATATGAAAGACTTaagtaataaaaactattttctctATTCCCATCATATTAAAAAGCCAGTCTTCCCAGTTAAATAAACTGGAATTAATTTGCCTATTTTGCAAATCCAAAGTGTTTAAgatcaaccaaaacaaactgtaaagaaatatttgaaaccATTATGCTCATGCTAAATGTTCAGTACTCCAAGAAAGACTGGTGTAACAGTGGTTGGATGTTATGCCTAGATACTGTGCTATTTAAGCTTTAACCCTGCACAGTTTGGTCCCATTGTCAGATCAGGGTCACATGATGTTCATCTCTGGTTATTTGcaaacaagatgtttttttttatcatgatgAAAGTACTGGCAGTGTAATATTTCCTCCTAAATCATGTACTTCTATTTTTACAAAGACTTATTTGATTAAATTGtacaagcaataaaaaaagcaatgaaGATTTCATTGGCCTGAATGAGAAATGAAATCTTGCAACAAAAAAACGCTGCATGAAAGAACTCACAAactataaatttaaatgtaatgtttataaGAAACCTTCTTAAACAGTGCTACCAATAGTCACAAAGTGCAACCTGAAATAGGAGATGTTAAATGTATAGTGAAAGCAGGGTATCCTGctgtcttaaaatattttaatcagcaTCAATTAATCCATTCTAGCTGATGCATATATGGATTCCACACAATTGATTATTCATCTTCTACAGATTTCTCCATCGTTCAAGACTGTCCATTGATTTCTTCCACTTTGTGGTCCTGATCTGCCTCTTTATTAACAGCCCATCTCGCACTAATTGTACAAGCATTGCCAGTGGGTTTGCGGATGATGAATCGTGTCCTTCCAGGAGGAACGGTTCCCCGACCTTGCTCTTGGTTTTCTACCCACGTAGCTTCATTGCCTCTCTTGTCATGCTACAAAAGTTAGGAAGCAAAGAAGATATCACAAAGAGATATGAGTGATAAAAATAGCGAAGAAACtggaaaaatgaagaagaaacagaatAATCTTTACCATAAAGTATGTTTTGCTTTTGGGGCTGAACTTGGAGTTCCAGTcttcattttttgtgtttattgccATGTTCACTTGGTCACTGTGTGAGCTGTTTCCCTGATGGCTGCTTTTGTTCCAGTTCCTTCTTTGGATTTGGATTTTCTggagttaacaaaaaaaagatgaaatctgGGCAAATGCTGAGCAACAGCCACCCACTAGCCAGTTCATTAGATACACCTTGCTAATCCCAGCTGAGCCTTtagaattataattttattaatgtgaTTGGTGTAGACTCTTGAGTTTCTCCACTTGCTTTGTAGTATTGACATCTTTAAATCTGGTTACTGTGGAGGCTGTTGGagcaaaataaactgattttgcaTATAAAAGAAATTATCTTAAGATAATTTGAGGCTTGTGATGTGGATTATCCTGCTGGCTTCAGAAGATGGGTAGACTCCGGCCATAACAAGACTGATGTGCATTTGAATAATTCCCGAAATGTACCAAGACAATATCCTCCCATACAATTATACCTTCACCACCATGATTCATGAATAACATGCTTTCATGATATTTACTCCAAATTTCGATCATACACCAATTTCTGCATCTTTGAGAAAGCAATCTGAATTCTGTTACTGTCCATTTTTTGTGAACCTATTTAAATTGGAGCTCTGTTTCCTGCTGTTACCTGCCAGGAGTTGCAATGGTTGAGTTCTTCTCCTGCTATTGCATTTTGCAGCATACCTTGGTTGGTACAAGTGGCTACAACTTTTATTGCCTTCTTCTCTAGAATCAGTTCAACTCTTGAAATCAACAATACATTTTCATCCACACaactggatattttctctttcctATACCATTTCCTTTAACCTAAAGAGATTGATATACATGAAAATCCCTGCAGATCAGTAGGGCTTAAACCAGTCAATCTGGCatcaaaaattaaacacattgtGTTTAATATCCCTAAAATTCCCTGTcttttccattctgatgatcaGTTTTAAATTCTGCAAGTAACACTCACTACATCTAATTGATTAAATGCATTGAGTTACTGTCCTGTGATTGGCTGACTTGTTCTTTGAGttacaaagaaatgaaatggTTGGTATTGAGACAATAATTGAAGCCATGCTGCTAAATAAACTCACAAATTCGTCTTGTGCTCGTGCTACTTCCATTGTTCCGGGTGGTTCCCTCTGTCCAAGCTGTGCCTTGCTAAAGATTTCATCTTTAGACTCTAAATTCCCATGTATTAAATCTTCATCATTCTGACAAttggaggatgaggaagaggaggatgagctGGAGCGAGAGCGTTTCCTGACACTTTTTCTGCAGAAAGAAgtaaaaaatccacaaattcaTGAAATGTCGCCTACATGACCAGAATTAAACAACAACTCTAAAATACAAGGTATCTGCACATACTTTGATGTCTTTTGGTATTTTGAGCAATTTTCCTCTGATTTCTCTTGACCAAAATCTTGGGAATCTCCTGTAACTCTGTCATGCATGGAATATTTTTTACGACGCTCTATGTCCAAACGAAGATCCATTGGGTCACCCTTCAGTTTTTCCCCACCGTCCTGGGCAAATCAAAACAGAGAACAGAACGTCGTGGACAGACTTTGGATTAGCAAGATAATTGTCTTTCTGTTGTCAGTCAATGGGTTGTGCACTAAGTCGTGAGAAAAAGGGGGAGGGAGGAATGCATCATTCACAAACAGATGACCTGAATAAGACCAAGCCGCTTCAGAATCAAACTACCAACAAGTGCTGGGTCCAATCAGTAGGAGTACTTATTTTAGCAGCTTTTGACTTGACATTTTCAGTATATTGTGGAAATCAGCTGGAAAAGGGTTAAGATTTGTCTCAGATACACAGTCCATTACCTTTTCAAATCAACTTGTTTCTAGTCAaagttttttgtgcttttatgaaTCTTGAGCCATCAAATAGCACCAGTATATCTTCCACACTTCACTCGCCTTACATATTTCACTGTGCTTCCTGATGTTGATTGCCACattcaaagtgctttgagagCAAGTTGTCTGATAAATTTCCTGGTTTAAACAAActtcactttatttaaatttggcTTTCATACTGATACAATGAACTAACAACATTGCTTGTATGGAAGGTGgggtttaaatgtaaatgactGGTTCCGCAGTGTTTCACGAGTCATTTTGCAGAAATACAACCTAAGCAtgaatccaaataaatacaactcTGTTCATTATAATAGTGATTAATTTTGACCCAATTTATTCACAACAAGTCAGGCTCTGTTTGTGGTTCTGTTTaagccaataaaaataattccaaGAAAACACTGTACTCTTTATGCCAATTCAACCTATTTGATCCAATTAGAAAACATAATACTCTAAAGGTTTATGTAAGCTTTAGGAAATCCCACAGTGTAAATGCACAACTCATACAAAACCTgttcaatttgtttttccaactaaAGTAGTTCATGTTTACCCTAGCAATGTTTGCATTTCCCATTTGCAAGCTGACTCAATGTGTCAGAGCACATTGAAAAGGAAACTGTGATCAATCATGTGGAACCAAGTGCAGTTACATTAAGTGGTTACAGTACTTTGCAAAAGTTTCAACTACAAACTacagtgtatttttttgtgacCAAACACAAATGATCACAAAAtggaagtggaaagaaaaatggcaCGTGCTTTAAGAcctgtttttacaaatattaagctgaaaagtgtagcatgcatttgtattcagcaccCTTTATCCTTATATTCCTAAATAGAATTCCCACTAGAAgcactaaccctaaccctacccctTAATCTTAGCATAAAAATAGATGCTGTGTAAAAGGTTTGAGTGTTTAGAACTAAATGTATGGGTTAGAGGCTATGCCCTGCTTTAATGACACCAGAATGTTTTGAAGGACTTACTAAATTCTgagtggaggaaaacaaacatcctgACTATATCACCTTCACCCTAAGatatgatggtggcagcatcatgctgttgaAGTGCCTTTTCTGCAGCAGGAGCAGGGAAGCTGGTATTGTTGGAGAGATTTATGTGGATATATGCAGGgaaatctttaaagaaaactggtTAATCTGCAAAGTCTTGGGTGGATCATCACCTACAATAACGCTAAAACAAAGCCAGAGCCACAATGATATGGTTAATCCAAAAACATGTTAGTTTTATAAGAAAGGTGTAGATCTGAATctaatttaaaatctgttgcAGGATCAATTGATGTTTAGACAGAAAATCTAAAGTCTCTGGGTGTGCAAAGTTGTTAAAGATATATCCCAAAAACcagcagctgtaattgcatCTAAATGCTACATACTTAGTAGGACAGATAAAtgcatgaaacattttcacatttgtacttgtaaaaaaagaaataaaacaattcctagatcattttcattccacttcacaattatgcactactttgttttggtcattcacataaaaatcaaatgaaatacattgaaggtttgaagttttaatgcaaaaactTGTGGAGAAGGTGAAAGGATACGAGTACTTTTGCAATACACTGTAATGTTGGttattttagtttctcttttgttattgttaatatttttttcattattttttagaGCATACTTACAAAGACATTTCTTAAGAGTCCCTTGGACAGGCTTTGGCACGTCCATTCCTGACCATATTGCTTTATTAGCCTCAGTCAAGCTTGTGCCCACAATACAAACAAATCACCATGTGAGGtgatacaacaaacaaaaaggccaaagtgcctttttttcatttttttagacTTTGACCATCTTCCCTCATGGAAAGCCAGGGGCTTCAGGAGGGTGCAGTCTAAAGGCATCTGGCTTCTCGCTtgtctgctgcagtttttccaacAAATGTCATACAGCAAAGTGTTCAGTCACCTTGTAAGTCCCATCCTCTGAGCTTTTCATCGCCTCGAAAAGCTGAGGGTGTTTCTTAAAAGCACTTGGTGAAACATCAATCCGCCTGTGGGAAAGAATCACAGTTAaggccaaaaaaaacaagatggcatGTGGTCGACACTTGAATAGCCACCAAATAAACAGCAAGTTATGCTGGACCAAGAAAGCAACATAAAATggaataaagagaaaaagaatTGTCAGACAACAAAACTGACGTCCACCAAGtgtgagaacaaaaaaagacaaaaatccaTGAAAGTCTGTTGATTATCAGATAGGAAAGATGAAAGAAATACCTGACAGCTGTTAAAAGAGGACGTGAAGCCACAGCACACTGAAGGTGAGAGGGTCACTCAATAGGCGACTCTACCTGTGTATCTCTGGGCTTTTTCTTGGCTTCATCATTTCCTTCTCTGCTGCTTGCCTTTGGTACAAGGTGAATCGCTCGTTTAGAGTCATGCCAGAAGACGGAAAGTGCTGGGCTGAGAGGGTAAAGGTTCAAACAGAAGAGGCTATGggtatttatttcaattcactTCTCATATAGTGCCAGTTCACAACAAGGCAAGACAAGAAAGTTAAATCAAAATCAACCCAATTCATTCCAGTGTAATCCAATCACATAGATTCCAATGCCTTTCAACCCAATCCATTATGGCTGTATGGGTTTATAAAGTTGTGATGGGTAATGCAGCTTGTACTGTGTGTCCAGATAAGTCTCCTAAGTAGATTTTTCAACAAAGACCATTGCTGTTTTATGTTCCTTTTAAATATGTTACAGTATTTTTATCTCAATGTTGCTTCATCATGTTCTGAACTTCAATGACTCaagtaaaattctgaaaaaattgagcccatttatttttattacttcaaAATTCATACCAGCTGTAGAAACTGTGATAAAATATAGAGCAGACATGTGACTCACCCTTGATGTGGTGAACAATGGTGACAATGTGCTGAGCAAACAGCTCAGATGGGCTTCTCTGTGACTGAGTAGCCTGAACGTGTTGAAAGATGGAGCGAAACTCCTGATGCTTTTTCGATGACTGCACCAAGTCCTGAGACAACTGGCGCTCTTCGGCTAAAATATCTGAAGAGCTGAAATGACAACAGCGCAGTCTATCAGTGCTGTTCTCTATGACAAGGCAGCCCAATGCATCTGACTACAACAGTCTCCAAAAAAAGGAACTGTgagtaaaagttaaataaaaaaatatataagcaattcaaaatgcaaatgaaaacatttttaatctttaatttcaaatcattattttatagGTTCTTTCACCATTTGTATGATAACTATAGAGGTTTGTGAAGTTACTGGGTATAAGAAAAACTCCCCAAAGTATACTGACCTTTCAGAATGGAACATTGCCATCACTTTTGAGATATgcatatgtatttttattaaaagtctTCCTTATATATAGTAATTATCCATAACGTTATGACCATCTGCCAACCCTTGAGCTGGTTCCTAGGTTGTTGTTACTAAAACAGACCTGACTCATTAGGTTATGGGCTCTACTAAATCCCTGAAAGTGGTCTGACATCAATATATTAATAGCAGATCCTTTAAGTTCACTGCAGACCAGGAACAGCACAAGAGCTACATTTTTGTCACTGCTCTGATCCAGTCATCTAGCCTTCACAATTTGACCCTTGTAACACCCATTCAAAACCATAtgcatttccattttttcctacttttgACACATCGAGTTTGGCGACAAAGTGTTCACTAGTTGCCACTCAGTAATAGGTGCCACAAGGAGACAGTCATGTTCACTCCCCCTgccagtggtcataatgttatgcctacACAATTTATTTGCATGGGATAGTTACAACAACTAGAATAACCACAACCCTTTTATCAAATTGGCTTCCCTGCAGTTCACGTCTCTGACTGAAACCATTTAAATTTCAAACCATGGCAAAGAGATCAGTTGTTCAGAGAGAATAAACATTAATCAGTCAAACACATAATACTTGAATCTGTTTATGGACACTCACCTTATAGGGTCATCTCTTAGAAAATCCATTCTTACATTGCACTTTGGTTCCTGTTTTCTTAATATAAGAGGCTTGTCCTCTcctctgaccaaaaacaactcTCTGTCAGAATTTTGACTCAGTGGTGTTTCAGGACACTGAAAAGAGGGAGATTTGGCTGtcttccttattttaaagctcATTTCTGAAGACAGGTCCTTGAAATCTCTTGCTGGCTCACATTTACCAAGTGCAGCAGCAGTGGCTTCTGATTTATCCAGTTTTCCACTGAGATACATCTCCCTTACCATGGCATCAACCTCTGTTTGCCCAAACTCTGCACAAGCTGCATTTTGCCACTTTTCAAAGAATTTTTGGGCTGAATGAGAGGCCTTGCTCTTTGGCTTTGAAGCCTCATCTCCATTTTGCCACTCTTTCTGGAGTGACTTTAAAGGTGGCCTGATGATGATATCATCATCCTCGTCTTCCAATTCAGCAGACAAAAATGGGGAGGCCTTCAAAAAGCTTCTCAGGGACATTTCCCTGTCAGTGTCCTCCTTGCGTTGTTTTGGGAAAGAGTCAGAGGAAACTACTGAAGCTTTCCcgtttgattttcctttttcattatCCACATCACTGGCTTCTTTGACTTTGCCATTTTCCCaagcagatttagattttttggtGTGCTCCTCCAAAAACCTAAGGAATAAAAGAGATAAAACATTTcatgcaagaaaaaactcaatTAAATTAGTAGAAAAGTATGCATTTGACCTATGGAACAAAACCAggttaaatgaaacattaaaatgctTTAACCTCATCAAACAATGCAATCTGTTGCAAGTTTGAAGAcggaacaaaataaatttgtatgaTTACGCCAGAAAACTTAAAAGATGAGCCTTACTTCTTAAAAGCAATGGAGAGGGCCGTTTTATCTCCATCCAGGTATTCCTCAGTGGTGAAGAAGTCAAAGCTGGAAAGCATGGGATTAAGACCTTCATTAGAGGCCTTTCTGACTGTGGAGGAACCTGATGCCACCTCCGTCATAGGAGAGCCATTCCTGGTGTCATTTGTGATTTTGATGGGACTTGGTTGATTAACAGTTTGGTTGCTTTGCCCAACATTAGCTTCAGTGTTGAAAAGGGGACTGCTTCTCTTTGGACTACTGCAGTCTGTCAGGCTCTGCCAGGTCCTCTCAGCTTTCCCACAGCCTGCACCTTCTCTAGCATCTCCTGCCAATAACCCAACATGCTCCACTGGCTCGTCatctccccctcctcctttttGGACTTCCTTGGAAGCCAGATGCTTCTCCTTGACATCTTTGGTGTTTTGATTATTCAGCAGCGAGGCAGCCCTACGTTTCGGAGAGGAGGAGTGTGATGAGGAAGAAGAATGCTGTGAGTGTCTGGACAAGGGAGAGGACGATCTGTCAGATTGCTGAGAGTGACCCTGAGGGGGACTTCCTGAGCGTTTTTGCACATTGTGTGATCGCCCTCTTGAATGATTGTactgctgttgctgctggtgctgctgctgctgctgctgttgatactgctgctgtttttgagGGTACTGCTTGAAATTTTTCCAGTACGGACGAAAGTTATTGTTGTTGTAGCCACCACCCCCACGGTGGTAGCGTCCACGGTTAAAGTGGCCCCTTCCTCGACCCCTAAAATTGTAGGGCCTCCGGAAGCCACGGTGATACCCTCTGAACTCTCTGTTGTTCTGGTACGCCCTTGGATATTTCTTCTCCCGGTTGTGAAATGGAGAATGAGATCTTGACCGAGACCTAGAGCTATGAAGAAGTATAGAGAAAAGACAGCATgtggtaatttaaaaaaagctatagttagaaacatttttctcatgatAAAGATTTTGAACTCTTTGACTAAACAGATTGGACAGATGGGTATACTGGGAGTATTTTCCCAGCTAGGTTTGGATTCACTTATCACAGTAGTCAAGAAAAATAGCTGCTCTGTTGATCGAAATGAACCAGCactctttaaaaaacaagaatttctGTCATGCTGTTCCAAAGTTTTACTGTCATGTAAATTGCCATATAAATTGACAGGCTCAATTTGCAAGAGTTATCTGTATCATAAATTAGCATCGCACTGCCCATACCCTATATATTGCTATTAGCTCCTAATcagatggataaaaaaaacctcctgTACTTTTCCACAACCTacacaaaatacacattttgaaaatacttcTGTCCCGAAATGAATAGTCGTGGTGCTGAAACAAATGGAGCGCAACCAATTAATCTTATAAAGGAAATGCTGTTGCTAAGCCAAAATTGGTAAGCAAAACTCCAAATATAGCAAAATATGATCAAGTATTTATCTTGGTAcacatgaaatatgaaaaaaaaaaactgtcagcaagatagcagcttgttttgggtcaataattattgaataccattaaaaagtactggttccattggcattttatttcttatgacATTGAActtattgttttctgtatttttaaacttgttttgatGATGGTATCTTTTGCAGTGCTGCAAAAAATAGCATTATTTTTGAGTTACCGCAGAATAAGAGGCATATTTTTCCATTCTGCATAAGAGAATATGTCTCTATTCAGCCGACTGCAGGCTTTGATGGCCTGTCTAATTAACAACCCATCTAATCTAAGGTTTATCTATTGCGCTTTTATAGTCGTGACTGACCACTCAAAGTGCTCTACAAGGACCACACTAACTTAATTGTactcacacacataaacacatttatacaccgatataTGGATTGGTAATCAACTTGTGGTTAAGAGTCTTTCCCAGGGGCTCAGATTACAAAACGATTACTCTTCTTTTTGAGCGACAGTCACCTGCAATGTAACTGAATGATCGTATGTAATGGGCATCACACTTTTGAGTGTGCAAAGAGTCAGCCAAAATCTGTAAATTCAGATTATTCACACAGCACCAGCTTCTAACATATATTATCATAAAATGGAGCTCTGTTGTAAAGCTGGTTAGTGAGGTTTTATCTTTATGAATTCAGTCTATACCATAACCTGGGGTTGATGCAAACAGACGTGTTGTTCTGACATGTTGGGTTGTTTTACATGTTGGGTTGTTTTTCAGAaatccttgtttttattttaccataaacATTCTATTCTTGGGGTAGTTAAAGTTTAAGTTTGCTTGAAGAGtgaaaaaatagatattttttatttatagttctTACAGAAATCCAACTTAACAAAATTATGCATTAGCACATCAAAGCTTGATATTTATAAAGTGGATACTGCTGACCAACACATCCGTACTCTTAAGGACAACAGCTTTGAcagaaaatgagtaaaattagTCAAATAACAGCTTTAACAGGCTCAAGATGTTTATCATTggcatgaaaacataaacacctttcctaaaactttaaactgcagGATGTACTTAAAATGTGTTGTGTCTACCTGCTGTGTGTCAGCTAAAAGTTATAAAACACATGTTGGTACATAACATCTGTGTTTTCATGTTGAGAGAAGGTCCAATAGGAGAGAGGCAAAATTCCTCTAAGAAATGCTGCCGAGCCTGGCATGACCACAAGGGGGCTCTGCTGCATTTCCAAATGTGGGGCACACAAACCTGAGGCTTTAACACAGTTTTGGAGTTATGTTTCTATACCTTTCTTGATATCCTAAAGCAGtcattttatgcaaaacatgCTTTTCTGAGATGAAACAACTTTTTTACTCTATATCCGCAACTTTCTAGTTGTATATTTTAGACTATGAAAGTTGCACATTTTACACAGACAGCAGTTTTCTTTAGCGACTCAGAGATTTAATCAGCAGAATTTTTTTGTAACCTTTTTATGCCGCTGGAATTGGAAATGACAGCCAAGCATTCAATGCTAAAGAGTTATAATAAGTAAAACCTTACTGAAATTCATCTAAGTCCAAATAAACGCATGCAAGATACAACGTCAAAATGGGCAGGGAAAGCAGATCCACAGAACATGCAAATACATTCTGAATCCATATAATCTGTAAAAGCATATAACTCACCCTGCATGTTTTGTCATTGCAATAGATAGCGAAAGAGAGAAGGCAGCACTCTGAGCAGTACTGCACACTTTACAAGCTACAGATACTCTGGACAGCTGTGGTGAAGCACAGCAGAGTCACATGGACCAtataaaagcaggaaaaaaaaaaaaaaaactacttgaATCCTTGTTTGACTCTATGTGTGCCACTCATAGGCTCctcaagttttaaaatgttattaggAAAGAATGATTTTTCCACCAAAACTTCTCATGTTTTCTGGATCTTCTTAATGCTTCAAGTTAGTGACGCCCCTACTTGGTCGCTGACTGAAGTGATGGTGTTTAGTATATAAAATTGCTAGAGGTGAGAGTTCATAGTGGAGAGTCTTTTGCCAACTTTGACAgcttgtgaaaatattttcaccaca includes the following:
- the thrap3a gene encoding thyroid hormone receptor-associated protein 3 isoform X3, producing the protein MSRSTRSMPRSRSRSRSRSRSRSSSQSRSRSRSRKHRYSSRSRSRSHSPFHNREKKYPRAYQNNREFRGYHRGFRRPYNFRGRGRGHFNRGRYHRGGGGYNNNNFRPYWKNFKQYPQKQQQYQQQQQQQHQQQQQYNHSRGRSHNVQKRSGSPPQGHSQQSDRSSSPLSRHSQHSSSSSHSSSPKRRAASLLNNQNTKDVKEKHLASKEVQKGGGGDDEPVEHVGLLAGDAREGAGCGKAERTWQSLTDCSSPKRSSPLFNTEANVGQSNQTVNQPSPIKITNDTRNGSPMTEVASGSSTVRKASNEGLNPMLSSFDFFTTEEYLDGDKTALSIAFKKFLEEHTKKSKSAWENGKVKEASDVDNEKGKSNGKASVVSSDSFPKQRKEDTDREMSLRSFLKASPFLSAELEDEDDDIIIRPPLKSLQKEWQNGDEASKPKSKASHSAQKFFEKWQNAACAEFGQTEVDAMVREMYLSGKLDKSEATAAALGKCEPARDFKDLSSEMSFKIRKTAKSPSFQCPETPLSQNSDRELFLVRGEDKPLILRKQEPKCNVRMDFLRDDPISSSDILAEERQLSQDLVQSSKKHQEFRSIFQHVQATQSQRSPSELFAQHIVTIVHHIKAQHFPSSGMTLNERFTLYQRQAAEKEMMKPRKSPEIHRRIDVSPSAFKKHPQLFEAMKSSEDGTYKDGGEKLKGDPMDLRLDIERRKKYSMHDRVTGDSQDFGQEKSEENCSKYQKTSKKSVRKRSRSSSSSSSSSSNCQNDEDLIHGNLESKDEIFSKAQLGQREPPGTMEVARAQDEFVKGNGIGKRKYPVVWMKMYC
- the thrap3a gene encoding thyroid hormone receptor-associated protein 3 isoform X2, with product MTKHAGSRSRSRSHSPFHNREKKYPRAYQNNREFRGYHRGFRRPYNFRGRGRGHFNRGRYHRGGGGYNNNNFRPYWKNFKQYPQKQQQYQQQQQQQHQQQQQYNHSRGRSHNVQKRSGSPPQGHSQQSDRSSSPLSRHSQHSSSSSHSSSPKRRAASLLNNQNTKDVKEKHLASKEVQKGGGGDDEPVEHVGLLAGDAREGAGCGKAERTWQSLTDCSSPKRSSPLFNTEANVGQSNQTVNQPSPIKITNDTRNGSPMTEVASGSSTVRKASNEGLNPMLSSFDFFTTEEYLDGDKTALSIAFKKFLEEHTKKSKSAWENGKVKEASDVDNEKGKSNGKASVVSSDSFPKQRKEDTDREMSLRSFLKASPFLSAELEDEDDDIIIRPPLKSLQKEWQNGDEASKPKSKASHSAQKFFEKWQNAACAEFGQTEVDAMVREMYLSGKLDKSEATAAALGKCEPARDFKDLSSEMSFKIRKTAKSPSFQCPETPLSQNSDRELFLVRGEDKPLILRKQEPKCNVRMDFLRDDPISSSDILAEERQLSQDLVQSSKKHQEFRSIFQHVQATQSQRSPSELFAQHIVTIVHHIKAQHFPSSGMTLNERFTLYQRQAAEKEMMKPRKSPEIHRRIDVSPSAFKKHPQLFEAMKSSEDGTYKDGGEKLKGDPMDLRLDIERRKKYSMHDRVTGDSQDFGQEKSEENCSKYQKTSKKSVRKRSRSSSSSSSSSSNCQNDEDLIHGNLESKDEIFSKAQLGQREPPGTMEVARAQDEFKIQIQRRNWNKSSHQGNSSHSDQVNMAINTKNEDWNSKFSPKSKTYFMHDKRGNEATWVENQEQGRGTVPPGRTRFIIRKPTGNACTISARWAVNKEADQDHKVEEINGQS
- the thrap3a gene encoding thyroid hormone receptor-associated protein 3 isoform X1; amino-acid sequence: MSRSTRSMPRSRSRSRSRSRSRSSSQSRSRSRSRKHRYSSRSRSRSHSPFHNREKKYPRAYQNNREFRGYHRGFRRPYNFRGRGRGHFNRGRYHRGGGGYNNNNFRPYWKNFKQYPQKQQQYQQQQQQQHQQQQQYNHSRGRSHNVQKRSGSPPQGHSQQSDRSSSPLSRHSQHSSSSSHSSSPKRRAASLLNNQNTKDVKEKHLASKEVQKGGGGDDEPVEHVGLLAGDAREGAGCGKAERTWQSLTDCSSPKRSSPLFNTEANVGQSNQTVNQPSPIKITNDTRNGSPMTEVASGSSTVRKASNEGLNPMLSSFDFFTTEEYLDGDKTALSIAFKKFLEEHTKKSKSAWENGKVKEASDVDNEKGKSNGKASVVSSDSFPKQRKEDTDREMSLRSFLKASPFLSAELEDEDDDIIIRPPLKSLQKEWQNGDEASKPKSKASHSAQKFFEKWQNAACAEFGQTEVDAMVREMYLSGKLDKSEATAAALGKCEPARDFKDLSSEMSFKIRKTAKSPSFQCPETPLSQNSDRELFLVRGEDKPLILRKQEPKCNVRMDFLRDDPISSSDILAEERQLSQDLVQSSKKHQEFRSIFQHVQATQSQRSPSELFAQHIVTIVHHIKAQHFPSSGMTLNERFTLYQRQAAEKEMMKPRKSPEIHRRIDVSPSAFKKHPQLFEAMKSSEDGTYKDGGEKLKGDPMDLRLDIERRKKYSMHDRVTGDSQDFGQEKSEENCSKYQKTSKKSVRKRSRSSSSSSSSSSNCQNDEDLIHGNLESKDEIFSKAQLGQREPPGTMEVARAQDEFKIQIQRRNWNKSSHQGNSSHSDQVNMAINTKNEDWNSKFSPKSKTYFMHDKRGNEATWVENQEQGRGTVPPGRTRFIIRKPTGNACTISARWAVNKEADQDHKVEEINGQS